Proteins co-encoded in one Gracilimonas sediminicola genomic window:
- the trpD gene encoding anthranilate phosphoribosyltransferase — MDFKSILYKLSFSEDLSQIEAETALNLIMSGEVSEEQIAGFLTAMRLKGETVEELTAFVKVMRSKAVKVDVDITGAIDLVGTGGDQSGTFNISTAASLITAAAGVPLIKHGNRSASSKCGSADVLEHLGAAIELGKEGVEQVFDEVGMAFMFAPMFHPAMKYVMPTRRELGFRTFFNILGPMVNPAEVQRYVIGAFSKEVAEKMVHILANLDTDFAYTFNAHDGLDEVSLTSQSEIFELKDKVVSTSILFDPESIGFKKVEMDDLMGGGKKENAEILTNIMANKATEAQQNIALLNATFAIQASGKVEKLEEAKELAVEALESGKARKMLNDFIDATNDAMGTFKY; from the coding sequence ATGGATTTCAAAAGTATTCTCTACAAACTTTCATTTTCTGAAGACCTCTCCCAAATTGAGGCTGAAACAGCGCTAAACCTGATCATGTCGGGCGAGGTCTCTGAAGAACAAATTGCCGGTTTCCTTACAGCTATGCGGTTGAAAGGAGAAACGGTAGAAGAACTGACCGCTTTTGTTAAAGTGATGCGCTCCAAAGCCGTAAAAGTAGATGTGGATATTACGGGAGCTATCGATCTTGTTGGAACCGGGGGAGACCAGTCAGGCACCTTCAATATATCTACTGCAGCTTCCTTAATTACGGCTGCAGCGGGAGTGCCTTTAATTAAACATGGAAACCGTAGCGCATCCAGTAAATGTGGTTCTGCTGATGTTTTAGAACATTTAGGGGCCGCTATTGAGCTCGGTAAAGAAGGAGTGGAGCAGGTTTTTGATGAAGTGGGAATGGCTTTCATGTTTGCCCCGATGTTTCATCCAGCCATGAAGTATGTGATGCCGACACGCCGTGAACTTGGCTTCCGGACGTTTTTTAACATTTTAGGTCCAATGGTTAATCCCGCCGAAGTTCAGCGATATGTAATCGGTGCTTTCAGTAAAGAAGTAGCCGAAAAAATGGTTCACATCCTTGCCAATCTTGATACAGACTTTGCTTACACGTTCAATGCTCATGATGGACTTGATGAAGTGAGCTTAACTTCTCAATCCGAGATCTTTGAACTGAAAGATAAAGTAGTCTCCACCTCCATCTTGTTTGACCCTGAATCCATTGGATTTAAGAAAGTGGAGATGGATGACCTTATGGGCGGCGGCAAGAAAGAAAATGCAGAGATACTAACGAATATCATGGCAAATAAAGCGACCGAAGCTCAGCAAAATATTGCTCTGTTAAATGCCACATTTGCTATTCAGGCATCAGGAAAGGTTGAGAAATTGGAAGAAGCCAAGGAATTGGCTGTTGAAGCACTTGAATCCGGCAAAGCCCGTAAGATGCTGAATGACTTTATTGATGCCACCA
- a CDS encoding anthranilate synthase component II, with protein sequence MILIIDNYDSFTYNLVHLVAAETDDYKVIRNDAMTLDEIRALKPSKILISPGPGRPNEAGITEEIIREMGKDTPVLGVCLGHQAIGEVFGAKVTHAPKLMHGKVSKVSHNGEFIFEGTEKDFTATRYHSLVLDPDSIPDVLEITAHSDDGVIQGIRHKEYPIQGIQFHPESILTTEGPKLIQNWLRQ encoded by the coding sequence GTGATCCTTATTATTGACAACTACGACTCCTTCACTTACAACCTTGTTCATTTGGTTGCAGCTGAAACAGATGATTATAAAGTCATTCGAAATGATGCAATGACGCTGGATGAGATCAGGGCTTTGAAGCCTTCTAAGATCCTCATTTCTCCCGGCCCCGGGCGTCCGAATGAAGCGGGAATCACCGAAGAAATTATCCGTGAGATGGGGAAAGACACGCCAGTATTGGGAGTTTGTTTGGGTCACCAGGCTATTGGAGAAGTGTTTGGGGCTAAAGTTACTCACGCTCCTAAGCTTATGCACGGCAAGGTTTCGAAAGTATCACATAACGGGGAGTTTATATTTGAAGGAACGGAAAAAGACTTCACAGCTACCCGATATCATTCCCTGGTGTTAGATCCGGATAGTATCCCGGATGTACTTGAAATCACAGCTCATTCGGATGACGGAGTGATTCAAGGTATTCGCCACAAAGAGTATCCCATCCAGGGGATCCAATTTCACCCGGAAAGCATTCTTACTACCGAAGGACCTAAATTAATTCAAAACTGGTTGCGACAATAA
- the trpS gene encoding tryptophan--tRNA ligase yields MSDTKTILSGIQPSGKLHIGNYFGAIRQHIAMQEEGEAFYFIANFHSLTSLNDGEQLRQNTIDVTLDYLALGLDPNKATFFAQSDVPQVTELAWILGTLTPVSLMEKGVSYKDKIAAGLNPNIGLFTYPILQAADILIYHSDIVPVGEDQKQNIEITRDLAGKFNHTYSGEYLKLPEEHIVKSVAVVPGIDGRKMSKSYNNTIDIFAEGKALKKRVMSIETDSTPLEDTKDPESDNVFALIKLFADKDTQDEIAAKYKAGGYGYGHAKKELLGMIEEYFGDARDRRHELAKDLDYVHDVLREGGKKARERAESVMEPIREVTGIVRHF; encoded by the coding sequence ATGAGCGACACAAAAACAATTTTATCAGGAATTCAGCCTTCAGGAAAGCTTCATATCGGAAACTATTTCGGGGCGATCCGTCAGCATATAGCTATGCAGGAGGAGGGAGAAGCCTTTTACTTCATCGCCAATTTCCATTCGCTGACTTCATTGAACGATGGAGAACAGCTTCGCCAAAATACAATTGATGTAACACTTGATTACCTGGCATTGGGATTAGATCCCAACAAAGCGACCTTCTTTGCCCAGTCTGATGTGCCGCAAGTCACGGAACTGGCCTGGATACTCGGAACTTTGACTCCTGTGTCTCTCATGGAGAAAGGAGTTTCCTATAAAGATAAAATCGCCGCCGGGCTCAACCCGAACATCGGCTTATTCACATACCCGATCCTGCAGGCAGCTGATATCCTTATTTATCACTCCGATATAGTCCCTGTAGGGGAAGATCAAAAGCAGAATATTGAGATTACCCGCGATCTTGCCGGCAAATTTAATCATACGTATAGTGGTGAATACCTCAAACTACCGGAAGAACACATTGTGAAATCAGTGGCTGTTGTTCCCGGAATTGATGGTCGCAAAATGAGTAAAAGCTACAATAATACCATCGATATATTTGCGGAAGGAAAGGCCCTGAAGAAGCGAGTCATGTCTATTGAAACAGATTCAACACCGCTTGAAGATACCAAAGATCCTGAAAGTGATAATGTGTTTGCCCTCATCAAACTGTTTGCCGATAAAGACACTCAAGACGAGATAGCAGCCAAATATAAAGCCGGTGGATATGGCTACGGTCATGCTAAGAAAGAACTGCTTGGAATGATTGAGGAGTATTTTGGAGATGCACGCGATCGACGGCATGAACTGGCTAAGGACCTGGATTATGTACACGATGTATTAAGAGAAGGGGGTAAAAAGGCCAGAGAACGAGCAGAATCTGTAATGGAACCCATAAGAGAAGTAACGGGAATAGTGAGGCACTTTTAA
- the trpE gene encoding anthranilate synthase component I: protein MNKDQFIELSKNYTAVPVYRRLLADVLTPVSLFMNIREGAEFPFLLESVEGGEQLARYSFIGRNPYQKLMFDGEQTTLESAGKTDKIDQGYFDKLRELTTAYSEPTLPELPRLKGGAVGFSAYDTFRLVEDLPDVPDDDLNLPEAIWAFYDEIFAFDHVKHQVVLIRTVFVDEEKDIDEAYRNAQQCLDEMEAAALNSNYQNRSFSIDTESLASNMDQDYFEDIVDKAKEHIYEGDIFQVVLSQRFEADMSGDPFMLYRALRMVNPSPYLFYLDFEDFQLVGSSPEVLVRVQEGETRVLPIAGTRPRGKTHEEDLALEEDLKNDPKEVAEHIMLVDLGRNDLSRVSKAGTVKMERNQVIERYSHVMHIVSDVVGELREDQTSVDALMQCFPAGTVSGAPKIRAMEIIDELETTKRGIYAGAVGYFDFSGNMDTCIAIRTMVVTDNKAYIQAGAGIVADSNPTKEFEETQNKAGALIQALSVALDIQ, encoded by the coding sequence ATGAACAAAGATCAATTTATAGAGCTTAGTAAAAATTATACGGCTGTCCCGGTATATCGCAGATTGCTGGCCGATGTACTTACTCCGGTTTCACTTTTTATGAATATCCGGGAGGGGGCTGAGTTCCCATTCTTACTGGAATCGGTAGAGGGCGGGGAGCAGCTGGCCCGCTATTCCTTTATTGGAAGAAATCCCTATCAAAAACTGATGTTTGATGGAGAGCAGACAACTCTTGAGTCTGCAGGGAAAACAGATAAAATCGATCAGGGTTATTTCGACAAGCTCAGAGAACTGACCACAGCCTATTCCGAACCCACACTCCCCGAACTTCCGCGATTGAAAGGAGGGGCGGTTGGATTCTCTGCTTACGATACCTTTCGCCTGGTTGAAGATCTTCCCGATGTACCTGATGATGATCTTAACCTGCCGGAAGCTATCTGGGCTTTTTATGATGAGATTTTCGCTTTTGATCATGTGAAGCACCAGGTAGTGTTGATAAGAACGGTTTTTGTAGATGAAGAAAAAGACATCGATGAAGCCTATCGGAATGCTCAGCAATGTCTCGACGAAATGGAAGCAGCGGCCCTGAATTCCAATTATCAAAACCGTTCGTTTAGTATTGATACCGAGTCGCTGGCAAGCAATATGGATCAGGATTATTTCGAAGATATTGTTGACAAGGCTAAAGAGCACATTTATGAAGGTGATATATTCCAGGTAGTACTTTCTCAACGGTTTGAAGCCGATATGAGCGGTGATCCCTTTATGTTGTATCGGGCATTAAGAATGGTAAATCCATCTCCGTATCTATTCTATCTGGATTTTGAAGATTTTCAACTGGTGGGCTCCTCACCGGAAGTATTGGTTCGGGTTCAGGAAGGAGAAACACGGGTTTTGCCCATTGCGGGAACCCGGCCGCGGGGGAAAACACATGAAGAAGATCTTGCTCTCGAAGAAGATTTAAAAAACGATCCCAAAGAAGTGGCAGAACACATTATGCTTGTGGATCTGGGGCGTAATGACCTTTCCCGCGTTAGCAAAGCCGGAACGGTGAAGATGGAACGAAATCAGGTTATCGAGCGATATTCACACGTTATGCATATTGTAAGTGATGTGGTTGGTGAGCTTCGCGAAGATCAAACGTCGGTAGATGCACTTATGCAGTGCTTCCCGGCCGGAACTGTAAGTGGGGCTCCAAAAATACGAGCCATGGAAATCATCGACGAACTGGAAACGACCAAGCGTGGAATATACGCCGGTGCGGTTGGTTATTTCGATTTTTCCGGAAACATGGATACTTGTATTGCCATCCGCACCATGGTGGTAACCGATAACAAAGCCTATATTCAGGCCGGTGCGGGCATTGTTGCCGACAGTAATCCCACCAAAGAATTTGAAGAAACACAGAACAAAGCGGGCGCACTCATACAGGCGCTTAGCGTAGCTTTAGATATTCAATAA
- a CDS encoding WD40/YVTN/BNR-like repeat-containing protein, giving the protein MKKFITALTFLFLPFVGIAQVYGPLNPDRETTNTIRVNGVSTILAFGDTVWISPSLNRNINNNAEWFTPENADSVVNGIGRVYSLELGQDTVLAGLGYTNTEAEGSPQTAFGYYFSVDGGDSWRFEPPVLDPDPPSKCFSDDPDFERPSSAGDYDPDCDIQFTYGGITYNRIRFTVPEQAPPYEVDFQNNVVYSANFGGGLIRSRDFGDTWERVILPPDNVSEMTPDDDYTWSSDIILANGDVTQINRYDPRSKFGLNLRVFGVHIDSQNRVWVGTGNGVNVSDNALSAPTDSVRWSHITFDGSNNGLIGNWVIEIKEEPGTGRIWMTNRVIESGVEDQGLVYTDDGGQTFTQMLIGERINDIGFKDGYVFATGENGLFISPNGGDTWIKSPQIKSPNTFIKSTAVFYSATSTTNRIWISTSDGLASHECCTANQVFDNWEITRVNFPLKGGNVHDEGRDVNTYAYPNPFSPTVHELVRIKFEVENQGNVNIRVFDFGMNLVREIENASFPPGTYEAVWDGVDGKGRKVANGAYIYVIDTPGTRKNGKILVVD; this is encoded by the coding sequence ATGAAGAAATTTATAACAGCCCTTACTTTTTTATTTCTTCCTTTTGTTGGCATAGCCCAAGTTTATGGTCCACTGAATCCAGACCGCGAAACCACCAACACTATTCGGGTAAATGGAGTTAGCACTATATTAGCTTTCGGTGATACCGTTTGGATCAGCCCTTCCCTGAATAGAAATATCAATAATAACGCGGAATGGTTCACACCTGAAAACGCTGATAGCGTAGTCAATGGCATTGGACGTGTGTATTCGCTGGAGCTTGGACAAGATACCGTTTTAGCAGGTCTTGGCTATACGAATACGGAAGCCGAAGGAAGTCCCCAAACCGCATTCGGATACTATTTTTCAGTGGATGGTGGCGATTCATGGCGTTTTGAGCCCCCAGTCCTCGACCCTGATCCTCCATCGAAATGTTTTTCAGATGACCCTGATTTTGAACGACCATCCAGTGCCGGGGATTACGATCCGGATTGCGATATACAGTTTACCTACGGCGGGATAACTTACAATCGCATTCGTTTTACAGTCCCTGAGCAAGCGCCGCCCTATGAAGTAGATTTTCAAAATAACGTTGTTTATTCAGCTAATTTCGGAGGCGGGTTAATCCGAAGTCGGGATTTCGGTGATACCTGGGAGCGGGTTATTCTCCCCCCTGACAATGTTTCCGAAATGACCCCGGATGATGATTACACCTGGAGTTCGGATATCATATTAGCGAACGGAGACGTCACGCAGATTAACCGTTATGATCCCAGAAGTAAGTTTGGACTGAATCTGCGTGTTTTTGGGGTGCATATCGATTCACAGAACCGGGTTTGGGTGGGAACCGGCAACGGAGTGAATGTTTCGGATAATGCATTATCAGCCCCGACGGATAGTGTTCGCTGGTCGCACATTACATTTGATGGATCTAACAACGGACTTATCGGAAATTGGGTAATCGAGATTAAAGAAGAACCGGGCACCGGGAGAATATGGATGACTAACCGGGTGATAGAATCCGGAGTGGAAGATCAGGGACTTGTGTACACCGATGATGGCGGCCAAACCTTTACCCAGATGCTGATTGGAGAGCGCATTAATGATATTGGTTTTAAGGATGGATATGTATTTGCAACCGGAGAAAATGGCTTGTTCATTTCTCCCAACGGTGGAGATACCTGGATAAAATCACCTCAAATTAAAAGCCCGAATACCTTCATAAAATCAACCGCTGTTTTTTACTCAGCTACTTCTACTACCAATCGTATCTGGATCTCTACAAGCGATGGACTCGCCTCTCATGAATGCTGCACAGCCAACCAGGTTTTTGATAACTGGGAAATCACCCGGGTTAACTTCCCTCTAAAAGGCGGAAATGTTCACGATGAAGGCCGGGATGTAAACACCTATGCCTACCCCAACCCATTTTCACCGACCGTCCATGAGCTGGTTCGCATCAAGTTTGAAGTAGAAAATCAGGGCAATGTGAACATCCGGGTTTTTGATTTCGGGATGAATCTCGTCCGGGAAATTGAAAACGCTTCTTTCCCGCCTGGCACTTATGAAGCCGTTTGGGACGGGGTTGACGGAAAAGGCCGTAAAGTTGCTAACGGAGCTTATATATATGTGATTGATACGCCCGGTACTCGCAAGAATGGTAAAATTTTGGTGGTGGATTAA